From Thermothelomyces thermophilus ATCC 42464 chromosome 6, complete sequence, the proteins below share one genomic window:
- a CDS encoding glycosyltransferase family 2 protein (CAZy_ID 268077): protein MDGRRSPPRPPPEYALPPYGDPDDSTSTGTLNHGAAVRLLTSMEEPYDPRPSRSRHHYEPSLDSRQSILDPPPMPPPEPSFSSYNPAVDGASPTRPWTPSRGSSEFSRPPPVSNRYEPADLNGSPRPGTPASTYGGSPRRPLPPAPLFSTGPRGSTHSFSDDVTVSIPLAEDTDDVFAPESDLGGSKYHQRDSYAESQATLSDEATDVSTNEKTGSYAPVPEGKQERRGVRAPQMSKREVQLINGELVLECKIPTILYSFLPRRDEIEFTHMRYTAVTCDPDDFVERGYKLRQNIGRTARETELFICITMYNEDEFDFTRTMHAVMKNISHLCSRNKSRTWGENGWQKIVVCIVSDGREKIHPRTLDALAAMGVYQHGIAKNYVNQKAVQAHVYEYTTQVSLDSDLKFKGAEKGIVPCQIIFCLKEKNQKKLNSHRWFFNAFGKALNPNVCVLLDVGTRPATTALYHLWKAFDTDSNVAGACGEIKAMKGKWGKNLLNPLVASQNFEYKLSNILDKPLESVFGYITVLPGALSAYRYHALQNDETGHGPLSQYFKGETLHGQHADVFTANMYLAEDRILCWELVAKRGERWVLKYVKGCTGETDVPDSVPEFVSQRRRWLNGAFFAAVYSLVHFKQIWLTDHTLARKILLHIEFVYQFIQLIFTYLSLANFYLTFYFIAGGLADPKVDPFGGAAKYIFLILRYVCILLISTQFVLSLGNRPQGARKMYLASMLIYAVIMAYTLFACIYVVVRQFSKKGDARDENDKISLGNNVFTNLIVSTASTVGVYFLMSFLYLDPWHMFTSFLQYLILLPSYICTLQIYAFCNTHDVTWGTKGDNVMKTDLGGAVGKGSIVELEMPSEQLDIDSGYDEALRNLRDRVEVPPQGISEEQMQQDYYKSVRTYMVVSWLIANATLAMAVSEAYGGSSIGDNFYLRFILWSVAGLAAFRALGSTAFAVIGLINMVVEGRVRMKLEAPKWLGGWGSKITDTMSSVASGVRR from the exons ATGGACGGTCGACGCTCGCCTCCCCGTCCGCCGCCCGAGTACGCACTGCCCCCCTACGGGGATCCGGATGACTCGACATCCACCGGCACGCTGAACCATGGCGCTGCTGTGCGACTGCTGACCTCGATGGAGGAGCCTTATGACCCGCGACC GAGCCGATCAAGACATCATTACGAGCCGTCGCTCGATTCGCGCCAATCAATTCTTGATCCCCCTCCCATGCCGCCTCCGGAACCCTCATTCAGCTCCTACAATCCGGCCGTGGATGGCGCATCTCCCACTCGACCGTGGACTCCCTCACGCGGCTCGTCCGAGTTTAGCCGGCCACCACCCGTAAGCAACCGGTATGAACCAGCGGATCTCAACGGCAGTCCGCGTCCCGGGACACCCGCTTCAACGTACGGTGGCAGTCCCAGGCGGCCGCTCCCTCCCGCGCCCCTATTCTCGACTGGGCCGCGCGGCTCGACTCATTCGTTTTCAGATGATGTCACGGTCAGCATCCCGCTCGCAGAGGATACTGACGATGTCTTTGCGCCCGAGTCGGACCTTGGTGGCAGCAAATACCACCAACGGGACTCGTACGCCGAGTCCCAGGCGACTCTAAGCGACGAAGCCACGGATGTGTCGACAAACGAAAAGACGGGCAGCTACGCGCCCGTACCAGAGGGGAAACAGGAGCGCCGAGGCGTCCGGGCACCCCAGATGAGCAAGAGAGAGGTGCAGCTGATCAACGGCGAGCTGGTCCTGGAGTGCAAGATTCCGACCATCCTCTACAGCTTCCTTCCTCGCCGAGACGAGATCGAGTTCACCCACATGCGCTATACCGCCGTCACGTGTGACCCCGACGACTTTGTCGAGAGGGGCTACAAGCTGCGCCAGAACATAGGAAGAACGGCGCGCGAGACGGAGCTGTTCATTTGTATCACCATGTACAATGAGGACGAGTTCGATTTTACTCGCACCATGCATGCCGTCATGAAGAATATCAGCCATCTTTGCAGCCGCAACAAGAGTCGCACATGGGGAGAAAATGGTTGGCAGAAAATCGTCGTCTGCATCGTGTCCGATGGGCGCGAGAAGATTCACCCGCGAACGCTGGATGCGCTGGCCGCTATGGGCGTCTACCAGCACGGCATCGCAAAGAACTACGTCAACCAAAAGGCGGTGCAAGCCCACGTGTACGAGTATACCACCCAGGTGTCGCTCGACTCGGACCTCAAGTTCAAGGGCGCCGAGAAGGGCATTGTGCCCTGTCAGATAATCTTTTGCCTCAAGGAGAAGAACCAGAAGAAGCTCAACTCGCACCGCTGGTTCTTTAACGCATTCGGCAAGGCACTCAACCCTAACGTGTGTGTCTTGCTGGATGTTGGCACGCGGCCCGCAACCACTGCCTTATACCATCTTTGGAAGGCCTTCGATACCGACTCCAACGTGGCCGGCGCGTGCGGTGAGATCAAGGCGATGAAGGGAAAATGGGGAAAGAATCTCCTCAATCCCCTGGTGGCCTCGCAGAACTTTGAGTATAAACTCTCCAACATTCTGGACAAGCCGCTGGAGAGTGTGTTCGGGTACATCACGGTCTTGCCGGGCGCTCTGAGCGCCTATCGCTACCATGCGCTGCAGAACGACGAGACGGGCCACGGGCCACTCAGCCAGTACTTCAAAGGAGAAACACTGCACGGCCAGCACGCCGACGTCTTCACCGCAAACATGTATTTGGCAGAGGATCGCATTCTCTGCTGGGAGCTGGTGGCCAAACGGGGCGAGAGATGGGTGTTGAAATATGTCAAGGGGTGTACTGGCGAGACTGATGTGCCTG ATAGCGTTCCCGAATTCGTCTCTCAGCGCCGCCGTTGGCTTAACGGTGCCTTCTTTGCCGCCGTGTACTCGCTGGTGCACTTCAAGCAGATCTGGCTGACGGACCACACACTGGCGCGGAAGATACTGCTGCACATCGAATTCGTGTACCAGTTCATCCAGCTCATCTTTACCTATCTCTCCCTGGCTAACTTCTACCTCACGTTTTACTTCATCGCTGGCGGCCTGGCTGACCCCAAAGTGGATCCGTTCGGCGGCGCGGCCAAGTATATCTTCCTCATTCTTCGCTATGTCTGCATCCTCCTCATCTCGACTCAGTTCGTCCTCTCGCTGGGCAACCGCCCGCAGGGTGCCAGGAAAATGTACCTGGCCTCCATGCTCATCTACGCCGTCATCATGGCCTACACGTTGTTCGCCTGCATCTACGTTGTCGTCCGTCAGTTCTCCAAGAAGGGCGACGCAAGGGACGAGAACGATAAAATCTCGCTCGGTAACAACGTCTTCACTAACCTGATCGTGTCGACCGCCTCGACCGTCGGGGTGTACTTCCTCATGTCCTTCCTCTACCTCGACCCGTGGCACATGTTCACGTCCTTCCTGCAGTACCTGATCCTCCTTCCGTCGTACATCTGCACACTGCAGATCTACGCGTTCTGCAACACGCACGACGTCACCTGGGGAACCAAGGGCGACAACGTCATGAAGACGGATctcggcggcgccgtcggAAAAGGCAGCATCGTCGAGCTAGAGATGCCTTCGGAGCAGCTGGATATCGACTCCGGATATGACGAGGCATTGCGCAACCTGCGCGACCGCGTCGAGGTTCCGCCCCAGGGCATCTCGGAGGAGCAGATGCAGCAGGATTATTACAAGAGCGTGCGCACGTACATGGTAGTTTCGTGGCTAATCGCCAACGCTACGCTGGCCATGGCTGTGAGCGAGGCATACGGCGGCAGCTCGATCGGCGACAACTTTTACCTGCGCTTCATCCTCTGGTCGGTGGCCGGCCTGGCCGCGTTCAGAGCGCTGGGGAGTACCGCGTTTGCCGTGATCGGGCTGATCAACATGGTGGTGGAGGGACGGGTCCGGATGAAGCTGGAGGCGCCCAAGTGGTTGGGCGGCTGGGGGAGCAAGATCACTGACACGATGAGTAGCGTCGCTAGTGGTGTGCGGCGGTAG